The genomic region CCTTAAGGAGCTGTAGGGGCGGCTGCTCCGCCAAACCAGTTGTCATGTCACCAATCACCGAAGACGCGCCCATCCAGGCGACCCCTGCGGAAAGAACCTTTAAGGGTTAACGGAGCTGGCAGGCCAACTGTCGACAACGACTACAAATGTTCGGGATCAGCCCACAGGCCGTAACTAATTGCAGCCGATAATCTTGGATGCGTGATCTGGAGCACCGGGTCCAGGTCCCATGCCCAAGCCTTTCTGGTCAATCGTCCCCAGACGACCACCCTCTCGGCGAGCACGCAAGCCCTGGCGAGCTCCCCTGTCGCTGGCCATGCTGGTGAACGCTGGCGCCATCGGCTATCACCTCAGTGAGGGGTGGGACTGGGGAGATTCCTATTGGATGGTGCTGATCACCCTCAGCACCCTGGGATTCAGCGACGGTCACACCCAGGTCCTGAGCGCCGGTGGGCGGGTGGTCACCACCCTGCTGATCCTGGGCGGGCTGGTGGTGGTGCAGATCAGTATCCAAGGGGTGCTGGGCCTGTCTGAATCCGGTTACTTCCGGCGCCTGCGCGAGCGCCGATTCCGCAGTTGGCTTTCCACCATGCATAACCATGTGATCCTTTGCGGCTATGGCCGCATCGGCCGCGAGATCGCCGAACAACTTGCCAGGGAAAACGTTCCCCTGCTGGTGGTGGAGATGGACGCGGAGCGCCGTGAGGCAGCAGAAGAGCGGGGGCTGGCCGTGCTGATGGCCGATGCCACCCTCGACGAAACTCTGCTGGATGCCGGCATCCACCGCTGCCGTGCCCTGGTGGCGGCCCTACCCAACAACGCATCCAACCTCTACGTGGTGCTGAGCGCCCGGGGTATGGCGCCCAACTGCCGGCTCATAGCCCGTTCCGATAGTGAGGAAGCGGAACGCAAGCTGCGCCTAGCCGGCGCCGATCAAGTGGTGAGCCCGTACGTCAGTGGGGGGCGCACCATGGCCGCCACCGCCCTGCGGCCCTTGGCGGTGACCTTCATGGATCTTTTGGCGGGCTCTGGCTGCGAGGTGGAGGAATTTCTGCTGAGTAGCGACCCAGCTGACCTTGGCAGCCTCAATGGGGCATCCCTGGCGGAGCTCCAGCTCGGCTCGCGCTCTGGTGCCCTAGTGCTGGCGATCGTGCCGCCCCAGCCAGCCAGGAGTGATGTCCCAAGGCAGTACCGGGGATCCCAGTACTCCCAAGAGCGGCCAGAGTTGCTGGCCAATCCCGGAAGCGACACTCGCCTGGCTCCAGGCCAAATGCTTGTTGTGATGGGCAGTCAGGAGCAGCTGGACCGATTCACCCGGCTGCTTGGCACCGCCCTTAAAAGTGTGGACGTGATGTCTACCTGACTGTGATGATTAAAGAACGAACAACTAAGCCAGGGCTCAATCGTCGTAGACGAGGCAATTGACATCCGATGGGTTGAGATCACAGAACACCTCAAACGGTGTTGGAGCCTCGGTTTCCTCCGGATGGCGCAACTGAAAATCCTGCAGCTCCTTGATCTGCTGCTCGATCTTGCGGGCAACGGCCTGATCTCCCCGCTCCGTGGCCTCCGCCAGTGCTGAGTGATAGGTCACCAACTGGTCAGCAATGCTCGACATGGCGCTGGCTCCCTGAAAAGGAGTTGTGAGCGAACGGCAGAAAATTTAGTCCCGGCAAATGCCGGTAGGGCTGCCCGATCCGCCAACGGCAACAGAAGACCAAATACGTGTCAGTTTCCACACCGAAGCCGCGCCCCTCGCCATGGTGTGGCGGATCACAGAGATTTCCATGGCTGACGCTCCATACCTGGTGGCCCTAGCCCTAGTCGAACTCGATGGCAAGCGGGCCCTGCCCCTAACCGGCAAGTCCCAGCGGGAAGACAGCGGCGGCGACCCCGGCGAAGCAGGCCGCACCCTGGCCCTGGAGCTGCTGCTGAGGCTGTGGCAGCGCAGTGACGAGGGGCCCCTGCGGCGCGCCGCTGCTGAAGACAGCCTGTTGCTATTGGAGATGCCGCTCGAGGTGATGAGCGAGCGGTTGCCATTGATCAAGGCCGACTGGATCGCCGGTGGCACAACTGAAGATTTGCTAGCCAGCCTGAAGCAACTGGCCCAGCGGGGCTGGCGGATCGGCATCGTCAAATACCAGCCCGCCACCCTCACGCCCTGGCCCTAATCAGGCTCAACTGTGCTCAGGGACGCTGGGCGCGGGACCAGGAAGCAGGAGAAAAGGTATGGCCCTGCTCCAGGGCAATCGCCACGACCGCATCGACACTGCCGGCGGCATCAACCCGGGCCTTTAGGGCCATATCGGCATCAACCTTAACCATGAAGGCGGTGAGTTGGGCTTTCGACATGGTGTTGCAAGGCATGGAACACCCCATCCCTAGCCAGGGTTTGATGATTTGGCATCAAACCGCTGGTCAAAGCAGATCCCGATAGGGGCAGTTTTGACGAAAGCGTTAGGCGGCCCTGTATGGTGAAAAGTGATTCAAAGATTTCTCTGTAGCGAGCTAACCACTTTCTGTTGGGCCGTCGAAGGATCAATTCATAGTTTCTGAGTTCATGACCATTTACGTCGGCAATCTTTCCTTCGATGCAGAAGCGGAAGATGTCCAGCATCTGTTCAGCCAGTACGGACAGGTGAGCAAGTGCAGCCTCCCCCTCGACCGCGACACTGGCCGCAAGCGCGGTTTCGCTTTTGTCGAGATGGCCAATGAGGCCGAAGAGACCAAGGCAATTGAAGACCTCCAGGACGTCGAGTGGATGGGTCGCGCCATCCGCGTCAACAAAGCTGAGCCCCGCGGCAGCGGTGGCGGTGGCGGCGGTGGTGGCGGCGGTCGCCGCGACTTCGGCGGTGGCGGTGGCTACAACGGTGGTGGCTACGGCGGTGGCGGCAGCCGCTACTGAGCCCCGCTCTCAAATCTGATTTCCGGATCACTCCGCCGATCCATTGGCCGTCCCTACGGGGGCGGCTTTTTGATGGCAACCAACCAGCTTCCTAGCCTGAGCCCATGGCAAGCGCTCCCCCCTTGGTGCTGGTGCATGGTCTGTGGGACACGCCACGCCTGTTTGATCGCCTCAAAAGCCGGCTGGATGGGCGGCGATCTCCACTGCTTATCCCCTACCTACCCAATCGCCTCGGTGCCACTCCGATCCTGGAGCTAGCTCACCGGCTGGGCAGCCAAATCGAAGCAACCTTTGGTACCCAAACCCAAATCGACCTGCTGGGCTTCTCAATGGGCGGCGTGATCGGCCGTACCTGGATCCAACTTCAGGGCGGCCGATCCCGCACCCGCCGCTTCATCAGCGTCGGCAGCCCCCAGCAGGGCACTCTCACGGCTCAGCCCTGGCCAAGCTGGCTGCTGGCTGGTATTGCCGACATGAAGTGGGGCAGCCCGCTGCTGCACCAGCTCAACACAAATCTCGAAGGGCTAGACGGCGTGGAGTGCTGCAGCTTCTACTGCGCTGCCGACCTGATGGTGCTGCCTGGTTGGCGCGCCGTATTACCGCTGGGCCCGCGGCAGCCCTTGCCCGTGCGCACCCACCGGCAGCTACTGCAACATCCCGCGGCGCTGGAGCCACTGGTTGCCGAATTGCTGCGCCCCTGAACTGGCTTACAACCACCCAACCTTCAATTTCTCTGAAACTCTGAAGGCTGACGCGCTTTTCAGCAATTGGATCCAGAATCCAGGCATGGTTGATCCCATCGCTTCGGGTCGTTATCGCGTACGCGCTGCCGTAGAGCGCGAACAAAGCGTGCCGCTGCAAGTGCAAGCAGCTCGCTTCAACACCAGAGATGACGCAGAGACCTTCGCCCATTTGGTAGCCCACGATCGGCTCCAGAATGTGGTTGTCGAAAAGCTGGCGCCAGGAGGTTGCTGGCTGCAGTTGAGCCTTGTGGCCTGCGCTTTTTAGCTCTCAGCACCGCGAGCAAGCAGGGCGTGATTACTGGGGATCCTTAGATCCCAGGCCCAGCCGCAACGCTCGAGCAGACGGATAAAGCGGTAGGTGGGATCTGGCAATAAACGCACTCGCCCTTGCTTCAGGGTGATGCCTTGACGCACCGAAGCTTGGAAAGCGTGGTGAAGATTGTGCCAGCCTTCTCCCAAGGTGATCAAGGCCACAAACAGGTTGTTGCGGCTGGCATCTCCGGTGGCAAAGGGTTGATCGCCTTGCAGGTGGGCCAGGGAATTAACGCTGGCTACCCCGTGATAAAGAACTGTTGTGCTTAGGCAAAAGGCCGCCAGCCAAGGCAGCCCGCCCAGCTGCCAAGACAGGCCGGCAAGCAGCAGCACGGGCACAAAATGAAGCCTATCGATCAGGCGCAGTACCGGATCGGCCTCCACATCGGCCGGCAGGGTTGTGGGGAAAAAACTTGAAGACAACAACCAGCCAACCTGGGAGCGCCACAGGCCTCGCCATCCCGCTGAAGGAGCAAGGGGCGTGTGGGGGTCGGCGCAAGTGTCGACGTGGCGGTGATGGGTTTGGTGGTGGGCCTTCCACCAGCTAGGGCCCATTTGACCTGCCGAAGCACCCACAAAGGCACCGATCCAGGCAACGGGCCGGGGCGCCTTATAGCTGGAGTGGGTAATTAGGCGGTGATAGATGGCCGTGGTTGCCAGCATGCGCACCAAGTAGAGCCCCAAAGCCCAAAGGGCTGCACCGAGGCTGAGACCGGTCCAAAAGAGCAGCAGGCAGCCAAGGTGGGCAGCAATCGTCAAGACGGGCCCGAGGGAGTACAGAAAGCGACGTAGACGGGGCACTCAGCCCACTCCCGGAATGGGTTCGAGCCTAGGAGGCAGAGCGCTGCAGCCTGAATCACGGCGGTGCGGGATCCCGCCGCAAGGCCACCATCTCTGGGACGAAAACGAAGGTGAGCTCGTCGAGGCATTCGGCCTGTCCGTCGATAGCGCTGACACCACCAGCAACAAAATCGATCAACCGCTGGGCCTCGCTGCGCTCCATCGCCCCGGCGTGGACCAGCACGGTCTTGCGCTCGCGCAGGTGGTGCACGATCCACTGGGCCTCCTCGAAGCGGGTGGGGTGAAACACAACCACTTCGGGCATCCATTCGTTGAATGGGCTGGGCATGCCTGGGGAAACCCCGCTGGCGGTGGGCACTCAACGTATGG from Cyanobium sp. Tous-M-B4 harbors:
- a CDS encoding TrkA family potassium uptake protein gives rise to the protein MPKPFWSIVPRRPPSRRARKPWRAPLSLAMLVNAGAIGYHLSEGWDWGDSYWMVLITLSTLGFSDGHTQVLSAGGRVVTTLLILGGLVVVQISIQGVLGLSESGYFRRLRERRFRSWLSTMHNHVILCGYGRIGREIAEQLARENVPLLVVEMDAERREAAEERGLAVLMADATLDETLLDAGIHRCRALVAALPNNASNLYVVLSARGMAPNCRLIARSDSEEAERKLRLAGADQVVSPYVSGGRTMAATALRPLAVTFMDLLAGSGCEVEEFLLSSDPADLGSLNGASLAELQLGSRSGALVLAIVPPQPARSDVPRQYRGSQYSQERPELLANPGSDTRLAPGQMLVVMGSQEQLDRFTRLLGTALKSVDVMST
- a CDS encoding CP12 domain-containing protein, yielding MSSIADQLVTYHSALAEATERGDQAVARKIEQQIKELQDFQLRHPEETEAPTPFEVFCDLNPSDVNCLVYDD
- a CDS encoding Nif11-like leader peptide family natural product precursor, with product MSKAQLTAFMVKVDADMALKARVDAAGSVDAVVAIALEQGHTFSPASWSRAQRP
- a CDS encoding RNA-binding protein, translated to MTIYVGNLSFDAEAEDVQHLFSQYGQVSKCSLPLDRDTGRKRGFAFVEMANEAEETKAIEDLQDVEWMGRAIRVNKAEPRGSGGGGGGGGGGRRDFGGGGGYNGGGYGGGGSRY
- a CDS encoding triacylglycerol lipase, with the protein product MASAPPLVLVHGLWDTPRLFDRLKSRLDGRRSPLLIPYLPNRLGATPILELAHRLGSQIEATFGTQTQIDLLGFSMGGVIGRTWIQLQGGRSRTRRFISVGSPQQGTLTAQPWPSWLLAGIADMKWGSPLLHQLNTNLEGLDGVECCSFYCAADLMVLPGWRAVLPLGPRQPLPVRTHRQLLQHPAALEPLVAELLRP
- a CDS encoding acyl-CoA desaturase, with product MTIAAHLGCLLLFWTGLSLGAALWALGLYLVRMLATTAIYHRLITHSSYKAPRPVAWIGAFVGASAGQMGPSWWKAHHQTHHRHVDTCADPHTPLAPSAGWRGLWRSQVGWLLSSSFFPTTLPADVEADPVLRLIDRLHFVPVLLLAGLSWQLGGLPWLAAFCLSTTVLYHGVASVNSLAHLQGDQPFATGDASRNNLFVALITLGEGWHNLHHAFQASVRQGITLKQGRVRLLPDPTYRFIRLLERCGWAWDLRIPSNHALLARGAES
- a CDS encoding cell division protein SepF, yielding MPSPFNEWMPEVVVFHPTRFEEAQWIVHHLRERKTVLVHAGAMERSEAQRLIDFVAGGVSAIDGQAECLDELTFVFVPEMVALRRDPAPP